In Flavobacterium praedii, the DNA window GTCAAAAGCATTCCAGGATAATTGTGCTCCCACAACATATCCATTCGAATTAGATCCGAAAAGTTGCTGTGCATACATTTCGTAACTTCCAAAAGCGTTCAGTCTTGGCAAGAAATTCATTTTACTGGATTGGTACATTTTGCCATAGGATTCGGTTGTTTTGTTCATCGCCTGAATGTCTTTTCGATTATCGGATAGTGAAGTGTTGAAAGCATCAATTATGATGACATTATCCAATTCTTCGATTGGTTTGTATACTTTGTTGGCGGTACCTTCATCTAATAAGAAAGCCAAATAATCCGAAGCGTTTTGCACGTTACTTTTGGCGTATTGCAATTGATTTTGGACTTCATTGACACGTACTTGCATCGATAACAAATCGGTTTTTTGCAAAATTCCCTGATTGAAATAATTTTGAATCAATTTCAAATTGGCTTCTGCCGTGGCATTTGCTTTTTCAATCACTTTAACGGCTTTGTAACTCATTTGCAACTGCATAAAAGCTTTGTTAATCTCCAGTTCCAAGTATTCTTTGGTTCTTTCAGTTTGCAATTGATAGGCATCCATTTTGGATTTGGCTGCTTGTCGTCCATACAATCCATCAACATTGATAAGCGGTTGTAAAATATCAATCCTAGTTGCAAAATTTTGAGTTTGTGACGGATTGTTCAGTTTTGCGGGATCAAAGTCGGATGGTGTTAAAATCCCCTGATTCAATTTGGATCCAAAAGCCATCAGCGGATTGGTCGTTGCCATCGAAGTATGTGAAGCAGAAATATTCGGCAAGAACAACGAATTTGATTGGTGATAATCAGCCTGAGCCGATTTGAAATCTTGGTTCGCCATTTTGATTTGCAAATTTTTGTCAACTGCTTTTGCCCAAATCTCTTTTTTAGAAATGGCTATTGTATCTTGACTATATCCAAAATGGGTGATTGAAAAAATTCCCAGTAGTATAAAATTGATTTTTCTCATAATTGATTTTTCTTAATTATGGAGCAAATATAGAAGGATGAAAAACCGTGGTCAGTAACAATTGTCACAGAGGATTTTTGAAAAGAGTAAAAGGATAGATGTTGTTTTGTTTTTATTGAAGTTTGTGTTTTATAATTTGTCAAAAATCCCTATTATCAATAAATTATATTTTTGAACATAATTTATGGAATGTAAATAATTGTAAACAAAAACTTAAAAAATAATGTTAGATGACGTTATTTTTTATTAAATAGTTGTAGTTTTTGTTCTTTTTACAAAAGAAATTTTTTTTTCTAAAAGACAATGTTATATTTATGATCTCAATAGAGCTCTAATGGTGTAATTACTTAATTTTTACCAATGAAAATAGCAATACAGGATTTTACTTATGAAGAATTACTCCAAAAAGTAAAGGAGCAAGAATTGTTAATTCAAGAATTAAAAGAAGAAAAATATTCAATAACCAATTTTGAGTATTTTGTAAATGAGTCACCCGATTTAGTTTGTATTGCTGATAATAATGCCTATTTTAAAGTTGTAAATGATGCTTTTGTAAACATTTTAGGCTACTCAAGGAATGAGCTTTTGTCAAGACCTTTTTTAGAATTTATTTATCCAGATGATTTAGAAAAAACTTTTAAAGAGATTAAGTTGTTATCCCTAAAGAATCCTACAATAGATTTTGAAAACCGATACATTAAAAAAAATGGACAGTTGGTTTTTTTGGAATGGAGAGCCAATTTGAATATTTCCAATAATTTGATTTATGCTATTGCAAGAGATGTAACTGACATGAGGAAAACTCAGGAAAAACTACTTTCTAGCGAAAAGTCGCTTAATGAAGCTCAAAAAATTGCGAAAATAGGAAGTTGGGATTTCAATTTGACAACCCAAGAACTCAATTGGTCCAATGAATTGTATAAAATATTTGAAATTGAAAAAAAAGATTTTGAGCCAAACCTATATGGTAAATACTTATCGCGATTTTTAGAAGATGATATTGAACTATTGAACAAGAATATTTACAATACAATTACAAATAAAATTCCTTATGAAATGGAACATCGTATTGTATTGGATAATAATAAAAAAAAATGGGTTTTTTGTACTGGAATTCCAATATTAGACAACCAAAATAATGTTGTTGCATTAAAAGGTGTTGTTCAAAATATTACGCAAAAGAAATTAATTGACGATACCATAAAAGCAAAAGAAAAAGCCGAAGCTGCAAGCATTGCAAAATCAGAATTCTTGTCTAATATGAGTCATGAAATTAGAACGCCACTCAATGGAATTGTAGGTTTTACTGATTTGCTTTTGAAAACAAAATTGGATAAAGATCAATTGCAATATTTGAAAACCGTAAACGAATCGGCAAATACTTTGATGGATATTATTAATAATATTCTTGATTTTTCTAAGATTGAAGCCGGTAAAATGGAATTAAATTTTGAAGAAATTGATATTTTCGAATTGTCTAGTCAAGTCATTAATTTGTTTAAGTATGAAGCCAATCATAAAAAAATTGATTTAATACTTCGTATTGATACTAATGTTCCTCAATATATATTGGGTGATTCATTTCGTCTAAAACAAATTTTAGTTAATCTTTTGAGCAATGCAATGAAGTTCACCGCTACAGGTCACATAAAATTGATTTTGAGCCAAGAAGAAGAATTTGATGCAATATCAAAAATTAAGTTTTCGGTAATTGATACAGGAATCGGAATCAAAATTCAAAATCAAAATAAAATTTTTCAATCTTTTGTTCAAGCAGATAATACCACTACTAGGCGTTATGGCGGGACAGGATTGGGATTGGCAATTTCTAATCAACTTTTAGCTTTAAAGAAAAGTGAGCTTAAACTAATCAGTTCCTATGGTGTAGGAAGCGAATTCTTTTTTGCAATACTTTTTAAAAAGATTAACAAAAAAGAAGGTAATATGATAAATGAGGAACTTAAACCAATCACAGAAAAAGAGAATATCCCCTTTAACTCGCTCTCAAGTTATAAAATTTTAATAGCTGAGGATAATAAAATAAACATGCTTTTAGCAAAAACATTGATAAAAAAAATGTTGGGAAATTGTGTTCTTATTGAAGTTACAAATGGTTTTGATGCGGTTCTAAAGGTAAAAGAGGAAATGCCAGATCTAGTGTTAATGGATATCCAAATGCCAATTCAAAACGGATATGATGCCACATCAGAAATTAGGAAACTCTCTGCTTTTAAATATTTACCAATTATTGCATTAACAGCAGGTGTTTTGAATGGCGAAAAAGAAAAATGCATGGAATACGGCATGTCTGATTATTTAACAAAACCTATTATTTTTAATGAGCTAGAAAAAATTTTAATGAAGTGGCTCAAAAATTAATCCATTACGATTTCTTTATACAAATTGATGAATTATCTCCTACTATGAAAAGCTAGTAGGAGATTTTTTTTTGGTATTAAAATGGATGTAGCATTATAATACTTTAGCAATTAGTGTTTTGTGTTAAATTTATTTTATATCTTTAATTTGATGTTTCTTCTTTTCAGTTTTGTCTTTAATTCAATTTTATTTTTTCTTTATGAAATGAGCATTACTGTAAAATTGGCTGCAAACACCAATGAAGATATGCTAATTACATATGACCGATAAAAATCAATAAATATCTACATATGAAAAAAACTATACCATCCGTTGCAGAATTATTGGAAAAAGTAAAAAAACAAGAGCAAAAAATTTCTTTACTTCAAAGAAAAGTGGAGATAAATTCTATTTTTGATTTTTTTACCAAAGAAACTTCCGATTTTATTTGTGTCACAGATTTGAATAGTTTTTTCAAAGAATATAATCATGCTTTCTTTAAAAAATTAGGTTATACCAAAAGAGAATTACTACTTGATAGTTACATCAAATATATACATCCTGAAGATGTTTCCAAAACTAGAGAAGTTCTTCAGTCGCTTATAAAAGGGAAACGATCAATGAGTTTTGAAAACAGAATTCTCTCCAAAAATGGCGAATGTATTCATATTCATTGGTCATCCATTTTTAATCCAGAGAAAAATTTAGTTTATTCTATTGGAAGAGATATTACTGAAATTCGTACCATTCAAGAGAAATTAATTGCCAGTGAAAATTTATTGAACGATGCTCAAAAATTGTCTAAAATTGGGAGTTGGGAGTTTGATTTGACGACAAATAATCTAATTTGGACCAAAGAATTGTATCATATATTTGAAATTTCTGAGATCCCTGCTGATAATTTATATGAACAGTATTTGGAACATTTCTCTAATGAAGACCGCGAATTGCTTAATAGTTTGATTGGTGAATCAATGAGAAACAAGAAACCTTATGAAATTACTCATAAAGTCATGCTGAGTAATAATAGATTCAAATGGGTTTATGGTACTGGAATTCCTATACTAAATGAAAAAGGAGAAATCATTGCTTTAAGAGGTATAGCTCAAGATATTACTGAAAAAAAACGCATTGAAAGTGAAATTTTATTGAAGAAAAAAGAAGTTGAGGCTATAAAAGAAAAAAAACGAGAACAAGAAAGTAATGCCAAGTTTAGAAACTATGTTCAAAATGCTCCAGATGGTGTCTTTGTTGCTAATGAAAAGGGTTTTTTTTTAGAAGTAAATTCGGCAGCAACCAAAATAATGGGGTATTCCCAAAAGAAATTACTAAAAATGTCGATAAATGACATTATACATCCAGATTCATTAGGGAAATTAAAATTGTGTTTTGAAACCCTTTTTTTGACTGGAACTTCAAACGATATAGTGACCTATATTCATAATAACGGGGAAATTCGGTATTGTTCAATTGATGCAGTAAAGCTTTCCGAAAAACAAGTTTTGTTGTTTGTAAAAGATATAACAGAACGTATTCATACAGAAGAAGCTTTGAAAGTAAAAGAAGAACGTTTTCGAGTTTTGGTAGAAAATGCGCCAGAAGCACTTGTGGTTATTGATCTGCAAGAGCAAAAATTTATCAGTGTAAGTCAAAGTGCACTACCATTGTTTAAAATGACCGAGGAAGAACTTTTAGCTATAGGACCAGTTAATGTAAGTCCAAAATACCAACCCAATGGGCGATTATCTACTATAATGGCCAATGAATTATTTGATGAGACTCTGAAAGGAAGAAAACCTTCTTTTGAGTGGACTCATATCGATAGTGAAGGGAACTCTATTTTTTGTGAAGTACGATTAGTACGATTGCCAGCCGAGAATAAAGAATTAATTCGAGCCAGTATTTTTGATATTTCCGAAAGAAAAAAAGCCGAAGAAAAACTTAAAGAAAGTGAACTTTTTCTAAAAGAAACCCAAATCATTGCTGAACTTGGTACTTATAGTATAAATATGTATACAGGTAATTGGACACGAACAGATTTATTAAATACAATTTTTGGAATTGATGCCGAATATGAATTGAATTCGGAAACCTGGTTAGCACTAGTACATCCTGTGTGGCGTGAAAATTTAGTAACTTATTTTAACGAAGAGGTATTAACCAAAAAAGAACAATTTAATAGAGAATATAAAATTGTTAGAGTAAATGACAATGAAGTGCGATGGGTACATGGAATAGGAACTTTGAAATGGGATGATGAAAATCAACCAATGGAAATTGTTGGCACAATTCGAGATATTACGGATCATAAACTGCTGGAACTTGAATTGATAAATGCCAAAGAAAAAGCCGAACAAAACGAAAAATATCTCTATGTAAAATATTTAGAATACGAAGAAATAAATGAACAATTAAAGCAATCGAATAAAGAACTCAAAAAAGCCAAAATTCTTGCGGAAGAAGCTAATAAAGCAAAGTCGGAATTCTTGTCTAATATGAGTCACGAGATTCGTACTCCTTTAAACGGAATTGTAGGTTTTACAGATTTATTAATGAAAACCAACCTCGAGAAAAATCAATTGGAATATATGTCAACCGTAAATGTTTCGGCCAATGCATTAATGGAGATTATTAATGATATACTTGATTTTGCCAAAATAGAGTCGGGAAAGTTAGAATTGCATACAGAAGAAGTTGATCTTTTTAGACTATTACATCAAGTAATCGAGTTGTTTAAACACCAAGCTAATTTAAAAAACATAGATTTATCGCTGACTATCGAAAAAACTGTTCCGCAATTCATTTATGCCGATTCAATTAGATTAAAACAAATATTAGTCAATCTAATTAGCAATGCCTTGAAATTCACTTCTTTTGGTTACATCCGATTGGATGTGGAGCAAACTAAATCAAGCAAAAATAATTCAACAATAAAATTTTCTATCAAGGATACTGGTATAGGGATAAAACAATACAATCAAAAGAAGATTTTTAATTCATTTGTTCAAGAAGACAACGCCACTTCCAGAAAATTTGGTGGTACAGGTTTAGGGTTGGCTATTTCCAATTTACTTTTGGAATTAATGAACAGCAGTTTGGAATTAACTAGTAAATACGGTGATGGAAGTGATTTTTTCTTTCATATAAATTTCAAAAAAGCCAATGCTTTAAAAGAGGTTTATGTTGAATTGTCAGGACCTCGTAAAATTCAAAAAATTATGAATCCAAAAAATTTAGAATCACTTCGTATTTTAATAGTTGAAGACAATAAAATAAATATGTTTCTAGCCAAAACCTTAGTGAAAAGAATTGT includes these proteins:
- a CDS encoding TolC family protein produces the protein MRKINFILLGIFSITHFGYSQDTIAISKKEIWAKAVDKNLQIKMANQDFKSAQADYHQSNSLFLPNISASHTSMATTNPLMAFGSKLNQGILTPSDFDPAKLNNPSQTQNFATRIDILQPLINVDGLYGRQAAKSKMDAYQLQTERTKEYLELEINKAFMQLQMSYKAVKVIEKANATAEANLKLIQNYFNQGILQKTDLLSMQVRVNEVQNQLQYAKSNVQNASDYLAFLLDEGTANKVYKPIEELDNVIIIDAFNTSLSDNRKDIQAMNKTTESYGKMYQSSKMNFLPRLNAFGSYEMYAQQLFGSNSNGYVVGAQLSWNAFDGYKSIGKMEKAKADFQKSEIETQQYKAQSQMELSKANRQLRDAENKVNLEKLALEQSKESYRIRSNRFTQGLEKTTDLLLTETQMYQKELEYLQAVFEYNYTQEYLQFLTK
- a CDS encoding PAS domain-containing protein, translating into MKIAIQDFTYEELLQKVKEQELLIQELKEEKYSITNFEYFVNESPDLVCIADNNAYFKVVNDAFVNILGYSRNELLSRPFLEFIYPDDLEKTFKEIKLLSLKNPTIDFENRYIKKNGQLVFLEWRANLNISNNLIYAIARDVTDMRKTQEKLLSSEKSLNEAQKIAKIGSWDFNLTTQELNWSNELYKIFEIEKKDFEPNLYGKYLSRFLEDDIELLNKNIYNTITNKIPYEMEHRIVLDNNKKKWVFCTGIPILDNQNNVVALKGVVQNITQKKLIDDTIKAKEKAEAASIAKSEFLSNMSHEIRTPLNGIVGFTDLLLKTKLDKDQLQYLKTVNESANTLMDIINNILDFSKIEAGKMELNFEEIDIFELSSQVINLFKYEANHKKIDLILRIDTNVPQYILGDSFRLKQILVNLLSNAMKFTATGHIKLILSQEEEFDAISKIKFSVIDTGIGIKIQNQNKIFQSFVQADNTTTRRYGGTGLGLAISNQLLALKKSELKLISSYGVGSEFFFAILFKKINKKEGNMINEELKPITEKENIPFNSLSSYKILIAEDNKINMLLAKTLIKKMLGNCVLIEVTNGFDAVLKVKEEMPDLVLMDIQMPIQNGYDATSEIRKLSAFKYLPIIALTAGVLNGEKEKCMEYGMSDYLTKPIIFNELEKILMKWLKN
- a CDS encoding PAS domain S-box protein; translation: MKKTIPSVAELLEKVKKQEQKISLLQRKVEINSIFDFFTKETSDFICVTDLNSFFKEYNHAFFKKLGYTKRELLLDSYIKYIHPEDVSKTREVLQSLIKGKRSMSFENRILSKNGECIHIHWSSIFNPEKNLVYSIGRDITEIRTIQEKLIASENLLNDAQKLSKIGSWEFDLTTNNLIWTKELYHIFEISEIPADNLYEQYLEHFSNEDRELLNSLIGESMRNKKPYEITHKVMLSNNRFKWVYGTGIPILNEKGEIIALRGIAQDITEKKRIESEILLKKKEVEAIKEKKREQESNAKFRNYVQNAPDGVFVANEKGFFLEVNSAATKIMGYSQKKLLKMSINDIIHPDSLGKLKLCFETLFLTGTSNDIVTYIHNNGEIRYCSIDAVKLSEKQVLLFVKDITERIHTEEALKVKEERFRVLVENAPEALVVIDLQEQKFISVSQSALPLFKMTEEELLAIGPVNVSPKYQPNGRLSTIMANELFDETLKGRKPSFEWTHIDSEGNSIFCEVRLVRLPAENKELIRASIFDISERKKAEEKLKESELFLKETQIIAELGTYSINMYTGNWTRTDLLNTIFGIDAEYELNSETWLALVHPVWRENLVTYFNEEVLTKKEQFNREYKIVRVNDNEVRWVHGIGTLKWDDENQPMEIVGTIRDITDHKLLELELINAKEKAEQNEKYLYVKYLEYEEINEQLKQSNKELKKAKILAEEANKAKSEFLSNMSHEIRTPLNGIVGFTDLLMKTNLEKNQLEYMSTVNVSANALMEIINDILDFAKIESGKLELHTEEVDLFRLLHQVIELFKHQANLKNIDLSLTIEKTVPQFIYADSIRLKQILVNLISNALKFTSFGYIRLDVEQTKSSKNNSTIKFSIKDTGIGIKQYNQKKIFNSFVQEDNATSRKFGGTGLGLAISNLLLELMNSSLELTSKYGDGSDFFFHINFKKANALKEVYVELSGPRKIQKIMNPKNLESLRILIVEDNKINMFLAKTLVKRIVPNAVILEATDGQEGIEHFEINKPDLILMDIQMPIKNGYEATVEIRNHKSGKNIPIIALTAGIMVGEKDKCLEYGMNDYVSKPIVESDLEGILQKWLPK